The following proteins are encoded in a genomic region of Pseudomonas sp. Os17:
- the gcvH gene encoding glycine cleavage system protein GcvH: MSDIPAHLRFADSHEWARLEADGSVTVGISDHAQEALGDVVFVELTEVGNVFGAGDQAGVVESVKAASDIYAPVAGEVIAVNEELSTSPELLNSEPYDAWIFKLKPSNPADLEKLLDAAGYKAAIGE; the protein is encoded by the coding sequence ATGAGCGATATCCCTGCCCACCTGCGTTTTGCCGATAGTCACGAATGGGCCCGTCTGGAAGCCGACGGCAGCGTGACCGTGGGTATTAGCGACCACGCTCAGGAAGCCCTGGGCGACGTGGTGTTCGTCGAGCTGACCGAAGTCGGCAACGTGTTTGGCGCAGGGGACCAGGCCGGTGTGGTGGAGTCGGTGAAAGCCGCTTCCGACATCTATGCGCCGGTTGCCGGCGAGGTGATCGCGGTCAACGAAGAGCTGAGCACCAGCCCCGAGCTGCTCAACAGCGAGCCTTACGACGCCTGGATCTTCAAGCTCAAGCCAAGCAACCCGGCCGATCTGGAGAAACTGCTGGACGCCGCCGGCTACAAGGCCGCCATCGGCGAGTAA
- the gcvT gene encoding glycine cleavage system aminomethyltransferase GcvT codes for MGQRTPLYDLHLALGAKMVDFGGWDMPLHYGSQVEEHHQVRRDCGVFDVSHMTVIDVSGSQAKVWLQHLLANDVERLQHPGQALYSTMLNERGGIVDDMIVYRLEDAYRLVVNAATRDQDLAWMQAQLGEFQVQLRERPELAMLAIQGPQARHKIAELVTQSRGTLIQQLKPFEAGSDGDWFIARTGYTGEDGLEIVLPADQAPGFFNDLVGAGISPIGLGARDTLRLEAGMNLYGQDIHQDVSPLAANMAWSIAWEPSSRKFIGRTALEAERASGVKQKLVGLVLEERGVLRAHQVVRIADVGEGEITSGSFSPTLSKSIALARVPMATADRAEVEIRGKWYPVRVVKPTFVRHGKTLI; via the coding sequence ATGGGACAGCGTACGCCTCTGTATGACCTGCATCTCGCCCTCGGCGCGAAAATGGTCGATTTTGGCGGTTGGGATATGCCTTTGCATTACGGTTCGCAGGTCGAGGAGCACCATCAGGTGCGACGTGATTGCGGTGTGTTCGATGTATCCCACATGACCGTGATCGATGTCAGCGGCTCTCAGGCCAAGGTCTGGCTCCAGCACTTGCTGGCCAATGATGTCGAACGTTTGCAGCACCCTGGCCAGGCCTTGTACAGCACCATGCTCAATGAGCGCGGCGGCATCGTTGACGACATGATCGTCTATCGCCTCGAAGACGCTTACCGTCTGGTGGTCAACGCCGCCACGCGTGATCAGGACCTGGCCTGGATGCAGGCGCAACTGGGCGAGTTCCAGGTGCAACTGCGCGAGCGCCCGGAACTGGCGATGCTGGCCATCCAGGGGCCCCAGGCGCGGCACAAGATTGCCGAGCTGGTGACCCAGTCCCGCGGCACCCTGATCCAGCAGCTCAAGCCATTCGAAGCCGGCAGCGACGGCGACTGGTTCATTGCCCGCACCGGCTATACCGGCGAGGACGGTCTGGAGATTGTCCTGCCCGCCGACCAGGCGCCGGGCTTCTTCAACGACCTGGTGGGCGCGGGGATCTCGCCCATCGGCCTGGGCGCTCGGGATACCCTGCGCCTGGAAGCCGGCATGAACCTCTACGGTCAGGATATTCACCAGGATGTCTCGCCCCTGGCGGCAAACATGGCCTGGAGCATTGCCTGGGAGCCTTCCTCGCGCAAATTCATCGGGCGCACGGCCCTGGAGGCCGAGCGAGCATCCGGGGTGAAGCAGAAACTGGTGGGCCTGGTGCTGGAGGAGCGTGGGGTTTTGCGCGCGCATCAGGTGGTTCGCATCGCGGATGTTGGCGAAGGTGAGATCACCAGTGGTAGTTTCTCCCCTACGCTGAGTAAATCGATCGCACTGGCGCGGGTGCCGATGGCCACCGCCGACCGTGCCGAAGTGGAAATCCGCGGCAAGTGGTACCCGGTCCGGGTGGTCAAACCGACCTTCGTGCGCCACGGCAAGACCTTGATCTAA
- a CDS encoding ABC transporter permease — protein sequence MAHPAQRRWYPLVFAVAALVLLPLSVLLLSWQAVDAQIWSHLWDTQMTRLLNNTLTLVLGVGVGVTLLGVSLAWLTSLCEFPGRRWLDWALMLPFAIPAYVLAFVFVGLLDFSGPVQSLLREWFGSGLRLPRVRSTGGVILVLVLVFYPYVYLLARNAFLAQGKGLMEAARVLGQSPWQAFWRVALPMARPAIGAGVALALMETLADFGAVAVFNFDTFTTAIYKTWYGFFSLSSAAQLASLLLLAVMLVLYGERRARGASRTGNERPRGKALYHLRGIKAVAATGWCLLVFACAFVIPLLQLLAWFWQRGRFDLDERYAGLIVHTLYLGGMAALITVSVALLLAFARRQAPTRGIRAGVSLANLGYALPGSVLAVSIMLAFSYLDRELVIPLSGWLGGAGMPLLLGSLSALLLAYLVRFIAVAYGPLENSLERIRPSLPEAARSLGVGGPRLFFKVYLPLLLPGTLSAALLVFVDVLKEMPATLLMRPFGWDTLAVRIFEMTSEGEWARASLPALTLVLVGLLPVIGLIRRSAHRIG from the coding sequence GTGGCCCATCCCGCCCAACGTCGCTGGTATCCCCTGGTCTTTGCCGTAGCGGCCCTGGTCCTGCTGCCGCTGAGTGTGCTGCTGCTGTCCTGGCAGGCGGTCGATGCGCAGATCTGGTCCCACCTGTGGGACACGCAGATGACACGGTTGCTGAATAACACGCTGACCCTGGTGCTCGGGGTGGGCGTTGGCGTGACCCTGCTGGGGGTGAGCCTGGCCTGGCTCACCAGCCTCTGCGAGTTTCCCGGGCGGCGCTGGCTGGACTGGGCGCTGATGCTGCCCTTCGCGATCCCGGCCTATGTCCTGGCGTTCGTCTTCGTCGGCCTGCTGGACTTTTCCGGGCCGGTGCAAAGCCTGCTGCGGGAATGGTTCGGCAGCGGCCTGCGACTGCCGCGGGTACGTTCCACCGGCGGGGTGATCCTGGTGCTGGTGCTGGTGTTCTATCCCTATGTCTACCTGCTGGCGCGCAACGCCTTCCTGGCCCAGGGCAAGGGGTTGATGGAGGCCGCGCGGGTGCTCGGCCAATCGCCCTGGCAGGCGTTCTGGCGCGTGGCGCTGCCCATGGCGCGGCCGGCCATCGGTGCCGGCGTGGCCCTGGCGCTGATGGAGACCCTGGCGGATTTCGGCGCGGTGGCGGTGTTCAACTTCGACACCTTCACCACCGCCATCTACAAGACCTGGTATGGCTTCTTCAGCCTTTCCAGCGCAGCGCAGCTGGCCAGCCTGTTGCTGCTGGCGGTGATGCTGGTGCTGTACGGCGAGCGTCGCGCGCGGGGCGCCAGCCGCACCGGCAACGAGCGGCCCCGGGGCAAGGCCCTGTATCACCTGCGGGGGATCAAGGCCGTGGCGGCCACGGGCTGGTGCCTTCTGGTCTTTGCTTGCGCCTTCGTGATTCCGCTGCTGCAGCTGCTGGCGTGGTTCTGGCAGCGCGGGCGCTTCGATCTGGACGAGCGCTACGCCGGATTGATCGTGCATACCCTGTACCTGGGGGGCATGGCGGCGTTGATCACTGTCAGCGTGGCCCTGCTGCTGGCCTTCGCCCGTCGCCAGGCACCGACCCGGGGAATTCGCGCCGGGGTCAGCCTGGCCAACCTGGGCTACGCCTTGCCCGGTTCGGTGCTGGCGGTGTCGATCATGCTGGCCTTCAGTTACCTGGATCGCGAACTGGTGATCCCGTTGTCCGGCTGGTTGGGCGGGGCCGGCATGCCGCTGTTGCTGGGCAGTCTCTCGGCCCTGCTGCTGGCCTACCTGGTGCGCTTCATCGCTGTGGCCTACGGACCGCTGGAAAACAGCCTGGAGCGGATTCGCCCGTCGCTGCCCGAAGCCGCGCGCAGTCTGGGGGTGGGTGGGCCGCGACTGTTTTTCAAAGTGTATCTGCCGCTGTTGCTGCCCGGGACCTTGAGCGCCGCCCTGCTGGTGTTCGTCGATGTGCTCAAGGAAATGCCCGCCACCCTGCTGATGCGCCCGTTCGGCTGGGACACGCTGGCGGTGCGGATCTTCGAGATGACCAGCGAAGGGGAGTGGGCCCGGGCGTCGTTGCCGGCGCTGACCCTGGTGCTGGTTGGCCTGCTGCCGGTGATTGGCCTGATCCGCCGCTCGGCCCATCGAATCGGTTAG
- a CDS encoding extracellular solute-binding protein → MLAPKRLLTALALTLIGSAAQAADEVVVYSSRIDELIKPVFDAYTQKTGVKIKFITDKEAPLMQRIKAEGENATADLLLTVDAGNLWQAEQMGILQPFTSKVIDSNIPLQYRSSNHAWTGLSLRARTLAYSTERVKPSELTTYEALADKQWEGRLCLRTAKKVYNQSLTATLIETHGAAKTEEIVKGWVNNLSTDVFSDDIAVLDAINAGQCDVGIVNTYYYGRLHKQKPNLAVKLFWPNQGDRGVHVNLSGIGLTKHAPHPEAAKALVEWMTTPEAQKIFADVNQEFPANPAVAPSEEVASWGKFVADTLPVEIAGKRQAEAIRLMDRAGWN, encoded by the coding sequence ATGTTGGCACCGAAGCGTCTACTGACCGCCCTGGCCCTCACCCTCATCGGCAGCGCCGCCCAGGCCGCCGATGAAGTCGTGGTCTACTCCTCGCGTATCGATGAGCTGATCAAGCCGGTGTTCGATGCCTACACCCAGAAGACCGGGGTGAAGATCAAGTTCATCACCGACAAGGAAGCGCCGCTGATGCAGCGGATCAAGGCCGAAGGCGAGAACGCCACCGCCGACCTGCTGCTCACCGTGGATGCCGGCAACCTGTGGCAGGCCGAGCAAATGGGCATCCTCCAGCCGTTCACTTCCAAGGTCATCGACAGCAACATTCCCCTGCAATATCGCTCTTCCAACCACGCCTGGACCGGTCTGAGCCTGCGGGCGCGGACCCTGGCCTACTCCACCGAGCGGGTCAAGCCTTCCGAGTTGACCACCTACGAAGCCCTGGCCGACAAGCAGTGGGAAGGTCGCCTGTGCCTGCGCACCGCGAAGAAGGTCTACAACCAGTCCTTGACCGCCACCCTGATCGAAACCCACGGCGCGGCGAAGACCGAAGAGATCGTCAAGGGCTGGGTCAACAACCTGTCCACCGATGTGTTCTCCGATGACATCGCCGTACTGGATGCGATCAACGCCGGGCAATGCGACGTCGGCATCGTCAACACCTACTACTACGGTCGCCTGCACAAGCAGAAGCCGAACCTGGCGGTGAAGCTGTTCTGGCCGAACCAGGGCGACCGCGGGGTGCACGTCAATCTGTCGGGCATCGGCCTGACCAAGCACGCGCCGCACCCGGAAGCGGCCAAGGCCCTGGTGGAGTGGATGACCACGCCCGAGGCGCAGAAGATCTTCGCCGACGTCAACCAGGAGTTCCCGGCCAACCCGGCGGTGGCACCTTCGGAAGAAGTGGCCAGCTGGGGCAAGTTCGTGGCCGACACCCTGCCGGTTGAAATCGCCGGCAAGCGCCAGGCCGAAGCCATTCGCTTGATGGACCGCGCTGGCTGGAACTGA
- a CDS encoding 2-octaprenyl-3-methyl-6-methoxy-1,4-benzoquinol hydroxylase has translation MRADVLIVGAGMVGSALALALQGSGLEVLLLDGGSLSVKPFAAESAFEPRVSALSAASQRILERLGAWDGIVRRRSSPYCEMQVWDGSGTGQIHFSASSVHAEVLGHIVENRVVQDALLERLHECDIGLLANARLEQMRRSGDDWLLTLADGRVLRAPLVIAADGANSAVRRLTGCATREWDYLHHAIVTSVRSSRPHQMTAWQRFTDTGPLAFLPLVRDGQQDWCSIVWSTTPTEAERLMALDDESFCAELERAFEGRLGKVLGADPRLCVPLRQRHAKRYVAEGLALIGDAAHTIHPLAGQGVNLGFLDAAVLAEVLLQAADRGERLAEVKVLSRFERRRMPHNLALMAAMEGFERLFQADPLPLRWLRNTGLKVIEQMPEAKAVFVRQALGLSGDLPELARA, from the coding sequence ATGCGCGCAGATGTGCTGATTGTCGGAGCCGGAATGGTCGGCAGTGCCTTGGCGCTGGCGTTGCAGGGCAGCGGCCTGGAAGTGCTGCTGCTCGATGGCGGCTCCTTGAGTGTCAAACCCTTCGCCGCCGAGTCGGCGTTCGAACCCCGGGTCAGCGCCTTGTCGGCGGCCAGCCAGCGTATCCTCGAACGCCTTGGCGCCTGGGACGGCATCGTCCGGCGTCGCAGCAGCCCCTACTGCGAGATGCAGGTCTGGGATGGCAGCGGCACCGGGCAGATCCACTTCTCGGCGTCCAGCGTGCATGCCGAGGTGCTGGGGCATATCGTCGAGAACCGGGTGGTGCAGGACGCCCTGCTCGAACGTCTGCACGAATGCGATATCGGCCTGCTGGCCAATGCCCGCCTGGAGCAGATGCGCCGCTCCGGCGATGACTGGCTACTGACCCTGGCCGATGGCCGGGTGTTGCGGGCACCGCTGGTGATCGCCGCCGACGGCGCCAACTCGGCGGTACGCCGCCTCACCGGTTGTGCCACCCGCGAGTGGGACTACCTGCACCACGCCATTGTCACCAGCGTGCGCAGCAGCCGGCCTCACCAAATGACCGCCTGGCAGCGCTTCACCGATACCGGCCCGCTGGCCTTCCTGCCCCTGGTGCGGGATGGGCAGCAGGATTGGTGCTCGATTGTCTGGTCCACCACGCCCACTGAAGCCGAGCGCCTGATGGCCCTGGACGACGAGAGCTTCTGCGCAGAACTGGAGCGCGCCTTCGAAGGCCGTTTAGGCAAGGTGCTCGGTGCCGACCCGCGGCTCTGCGTACCGCTGCGCCAGCGGCATGCCAAGCGCTATGTGGCCGAAGGCCTGGCGCTGATCGGCGACGCTGCCCACACCATCCATCCGCTGGCGGGGCAGGGGGTCAACCTGGGCTTCCTCGATGCCGCGGTACTGGCCGAAGTGCTGCTGCAAGCGGCCGATCGTGGCGAGCGCCTGGCCGAGGTCAAGGTCCTCAGCCGTTTCGAGCGCCGGCGCATGCCTCACAACCTGGCGCTGATGGCGGCCATGGAAGGCTTCGAACGGCTGTTCCAGGCCGATCCGCTGCCACTGCGCTGGCTGCGCAACACCGGCCTCAAGGTGATCGAGCAAATGCCCGAGGCCAAGGCGGTCTTTGTGCGCCAGGCCCTGGGCCTGAGCGGCGATCTCCCTGAGCTGGCCAGAGCCTAG